One part of the Amaranthus tricolor cultivar Red isolate AtriRed21 chromosome 16, ASM2621246v1, whole genome shotgun sequence genome encodes these proteins:
- the LOC130802485 gene encoding F-box/kelch-repeat protein SKIP25-like, translated as MYPQPQKKHKALLPWKPPLSNPQQILTPICFTSFDSISSQWESLPPPPPPLSLLLRHPPFISRDLPVQSVAVGDKLAVVAGTTQHLAPALPKPLIFDPSTRIWTYDPSISVPRRWCVTRSLNGSLYIASGVGSHFSTDTARSVEKWNPSANNRKNLMKAKFTSLKTRLQEFSNDILYA; from the exons atgtacCCTCAACCACAG AAAAAGCATAAAGCTCTCCTACCATGGAAGCCCCCTCTTTCAAACCCTCAACAAATTCTTACCCCAATTTGTTTTACCTCTTTTGATTCAATTTCTTCTCAATGGGAATCGCTCCCTCCTCCTCCGCCACCCCTCTCACTCTTACTCCGCCATCCTCCATTTATTTCGAGAGACCTTCCTGTTCAGTCTGTAGCAGTGGGTGATAAACTAGCAGTAGTTGCGGGTACGACACAGCATCTAGCACCCGCTTTACCGAAACCCTTGATATTCGACCCATCTACACGGATCTGGACTTATGACCCATCCATCTCAGTTCCAAGAAGATGGTGTGTAACCAGATCACTTAATGGATCCTTATACATAGCAAGTGGAGTCGGGTCTCATTTCTCGACGGACACAGCAAGATCTGTTGAAAAATGGAACCCATCTGCGAATAATCGG aaaaatcttaTGAAGGCAAAGTTTACTTCGttaaaaactagacttcaagagttttccaacgacatattatatgcctAA